A window of the Myxocyprinus asiaticus isolate MX2 ecotype Aquarium Trade chromosome 11, UBuf_Myxa_2, whole genome shotgun sequence genome harbors these coding sequences:
- the LOC127448555 gene encoding TSC22 domain family protein 1-like isoform X2, whose amino-acid sequence MNSPCYSVAMDLGVCQLRNFSISFLSSLLGTETSSVKIDNSSSGASVVAIDNKIEQAMDLVKSHLMYAVREEVEVLKEQIKELIERNSQLEQENNLLKNLASPEQLAQFQAQVQNGSPPSSTQGVQPPAPSAQLAAQNSGPSA is encoded by the exons ATGAATTCTCCATGCTATTCCGTGGCGATGGATCTTGGTGTTTGTCAGCTTAGAAATTTCTCCATATCTTTCCTCTCGTCGTTGTTGGGGACCGAGACTTCGTCCGTCAAAATCGACAATAG CTCATCGGGTGCCAGTGTTGTGGCTATAGACAACAAAATTGAACAAGCAATG GATCTGGTGAAGAGTCACTTGATGTATGCGGTTCGGGAGGAAGTGGAGGTGTTGAAAGAACAGATTAAAGAACTGATTGAGAGAAATTCTCAGCTTGAACAGGAAAACAACCTGCTGAAGAACCTGGCCAGTCCGGAGCAACTTGCACAGTTCCAGGCACAAGTTCAAAACGGTTCGCCGCCTTCGTCCACGCAAGGAGTGCAGCCGCCTGCACCGTCGGCCCAACTCGCAGCACAAAACTCCGGACCATCAGCATAG
- the LOC127448555 gene encoding TSC22 domain family protein 1-like isoform X3, translating into MRETVLRVQGRDEMAMKLLFWELEQHLKSSSGASVVAIDNKIEQAMDLVKSHLMYAVREEVEVLKEQIKELIERNSQLEQENNLLKNLASPEQLAQFQAQVQNGSPPSSTQGVQPPAPSAQLAAQNSGPSA; encoded by the exons ATGAGAGAAACAGTCCTCAGGGTCCAAGGCCGAGACGAAATGGCCATGAAGCTATTGTTCTGGGAGTTAGAACAGCATTTAAAAAG CTCATCGGGTGCCAGTGTTGTGGCTATAGACAACAAAATTGAACAAGCAATG GATCTGGTGAAGAGTCACTTGATGTATGCGGTTCGGGAGGAAGTGGAGGTGTTGAAAGAACAGATTAAAGAACTGATTGAGAGAAATTCTCAGCTTGAACAGGAAAACAACCTGCTGAAGAACCTGGCCAGTCCGGAGCAACTTGCACAGTTCCAGGCACAAGTTCAAAACGGTTCGCCGCCTTCGTCCACGCAAGGAGTGCAGCCGCCTGCACCGTCGGCCCAACTCGCAGCACAAAACTCCGGACCATCAGCATAG